One Heyndrickxia oleronia genomic window, ATATAATGGCTGATAAAGCAATGGCTAATGGGGAGTTCGGAAACTTTAAAAAGTTAAATCGGGATGATGTATTAGAAATTTATCGGTTATCACTATAATTTAAATAGGCTGACACTATGTCAGCCTATTTTCATGAATTTTTAATGGGAGCAAATGTTTTACGGTGAATGGGACAAGGCCCATATTTTTTAATCGCTAATAAATGTTCTTTCGTACCATATCCCATATGTTGCTCAAATTTGTATTCCGGATATGTAATACTATATTTTTTCATTAGATTATCCCTTGTTACTTTCGCAACAATTGATGCTGCAGCAATGGATACACTTAATGCGTCACCCTTAATAATCGATTGCTGTGGATAAGGAATATTTAGTTTCATCGCATCAATTAAACAATAATCAGGACGGATTGATAAGTTAGTGATCGCTTCTAACATCGCTTTTTTTGTTGCCTCATAAATATTTAATTGATCAATTTCTTCTGCAGTTATTAATCCAATACCTACAGAAATGGCGTTTTCAACAATATAATGATAA contains:
- a CDS encoding ribonuclease HII, producing the protein MKSNTIKDIKEALKTVVTLDDPFIQQLELDERKGVQKLLQNWYKEQENIKVQHEKFNEMMKYENKLAGQGFEYIVGIDEVGRGPLAGPVVAAAVILPKGFKLLGINDSKQLSEKKREEYYHYIVENAISVGIGLITAEEIDQLNIYEATKKAMLEAITNLSIRPDYCLIDAMKLNIPYPQQSIIKGDALSVSIAAASIVAKVTRDNLMKKYSITYPEYKFEQHMGYGTKEHLLAIKKYGPCPIHRKTFAPIKNS